The nucleotide window GGAAGTCGGGTTCGAGGACGACCCACGATCCGTCGGTCGTCGCGTACCCGACCTCGCCGCGGTACTCGTCCTCCTCGGCTTCCGTGACGAGCAGTTCCATCCCTGTCTCGGCGTGTTCGGCCGTCTCTGTCCACTTCCCCCACAGCGTCACGTCGACCGGGTCGCCCGCGCCGCGGTCGGGCCGGACCCGCACCTCGCGGAGGTCGCGCTCGCCGTACGACGTCGACACCGTCCGCGCCTCCCCGACGGAGACGATCGGCCCCCGAACGTTCACGCTCCCGCTCGGCGGCCGCCGCGAAAAACGCTGTCGGTGGCCGGGGTCGCTGGCGGCGGACCCCGGCCTCCGACCGGCGATCGGCCTCGACTCACCCCGACGCAACGGTTTTGTCGATACCCCGAGTGGGTGACGCATGACAGACGCCGGATCCGGGTCGGTGTTCCGCGCCGACGAGGTGCGATCGTGGGGCGCGCGCTACTGGTTTGGTCTGCTGTGTTCGGTCGGCGTCGCCGGGATCAACTACTACGTCTGGGCGCTGACCGGCATGCCCCAGTTCCTCGCGGTCGCCGGGAGCTTCGCGTTCGGCGTCGGCCTCTTTTTCACCCGGTTCTGGAACCCGGCGCTGTACCTCGTCGGTATCGTTCACGTCATCGCGCTCGGCGTCGTGTGGGTACTCGACGGCGGCACGTATCCCGTTATCGGACTAGTGAACGGCGCGTTCAGCGTCGGGGTGCTCCTGACGGCGTCGTCGCTGTTCCTCGCGGAGCACCGCGCGGCCGACGACTGAGGCGGTCGGACGCTCGTCGGATCGATCGGTCGGTCCGCCGGCACCGACACGCTCATGCGGTCGCCGCCGCTACCTACGGCCGACATGCGCGTACGAGACTGGGACGACATCCTCGCGGACGTCGCGAGCGACTCGACCGACCCCGACGGCTGGCGTGCCGTCGCCGGCTCCCGCCGCGGCGACCTCGGCGAGGACCTCTACTTCGGCCACCCGAGCGTCGGTCTCTACCATCTGAAGACGTACGCGAAGAACCCCCGCGACCTCCGCGGCGTCGGGACGCGCGTCGCCCGCAAGGTCGACGACGAACTCGACCCGCTCCTCCCGGACGCCGAGAGCGACGGGCGGTTCGCGGTCCGGTCGGCCCCCGAAGACGAGGACCACGCCGAGGAGATGGCGACGCGGCTCACGGAGACGCTGCGGGTCCACGCCGAAGCGCCGACCGACCCCGACCACCTCTTCGAGGACGTGATGGAGGCGGTCGAGTCGCCCGCCTTCGGCCCGATGGAGTACGAGTTCGACGGGCGGCCCGACGAGCTCGACGAGCTGTCGGACACCTTCGAGGACGCCGAGGAGCTGCTCACGTCGGAACTCGACGACCTGATCGACGAGGACGACGTCGACCGCGGGTTCCACTGAGCCGCGACGAACCCTGCGCCCCGTGGCCCGGGCGCGGTCGGGCCCGCCACATCGGTTTTGTCGCTCCGACGCCAACGTGGCGCATGGGTCTCAAAGAAGACACCGCGAACGGCGTGATATCGCTCGGCATCGGCGTCGCAGTCACCTGGTTCACGGCCTCCGACGGGGAACACGACACGACGGACCTTCTCGTCGCGGTCGCGATCAGCTCGTTCCTCTCGGGATTCTTCACGAGCTACTTCGCGAAGTAACCGCCGACCGGCGACGGCGGCCCCGGTCCGCCCGACGGACCGCGGCGTCCGACGGACCGACCGAGCCCCGCCTCAGATCGCCGTCACCCACGCCTTGTACGCCTCGTCGAGCTCGTACACCTCGCGGAAAGCGCGCTCGATGAACCCCGCGACGCGGTTCGCGTCCGACCGCGCGGTGACGACGGCGTTGGTTCCCTCGGCCTCCTCCGGACTGACCAGCTCGTCGATCCGGAACTCGGGGAACTCCGAGAGCAGGTCCTTCAGCCGTTCGAGCTCGTCGTCGGTACAGTCCAGTATCAGCTCCGTGCCCGCGAGCTGGATCCACGGCGGCACTTCGCCGCCCTCGGTGTCGTCGCTGTCGGGGTCGACGTCGACGGTCATCACGTCGCCGGAGCGCGCGCGGTGCGCGGCCGCGGCGTCGGCGAACAGCTTCAGCCGCTCGTCCTCGGTCGCGGCGTCGAATCGGGTCATACCTCCGCTCGGCCGCGACGGGGCTTAAAAATCCGCACTCCGCGCCGGCGCGGCTACGCCAGTCCGGCCCGGCCGGCGGCGTCTCGCCCGCCTCACTCCCGCTCCGTCTCCGCCAGCACGTCGTCGACGAGCGAGCGCGTCTCCGCGGCCGTCTCGACTCGGTCGGCCGCCTCGCCGCGCTCGATCAGGGACAGATCCGGGTCGTCGAGCGCGTCGCGCACCTCGGCCGCGCGGCGGAGCCGCTCGTACCCGTCGCTCCGCGCGAGTTCGCGGACCGAGCGCAGCGTCGCGACCGTGTCGTCGTCCGCGATCCGCCCGACGAGCGGGACCAGCTCGTCGATCTCGTAGGCGAGTTCGTCGCCCGGCTTCGGGGGCCAGTCGAGCGTCAGCGGCCCGCCGTCGAGCCGTTCGAGGTACGTCCGGTGGACCGCGACCGCGGTGCGGAGCGCCCCCGGGTCGTCGACGTAGTGCTCCAACTTGGAGTTCGTGTAATCGGCGTACTCCAACAGGGTCGCCGGCGGCTCCTCGCCGGCCGCGTGCGTCTCGACGTACTCCGCGAGGTCCGTCGGCGGCACGTCGACGTCGACGAACGGCGTCCCGTCGGCGCGGTCGAGGAACTCGAACACCTCCCGGGCGGACGCCGACTTGAAGAACTCCCGGAACGCCTCCCGGACCGACTCGTCGTACGCTTCGATCGGATCGCGGAGGCGGTCGAGATCGGCGTCGAGGTCGGCGTCGGCCATCTCGGCGACCTCGCGGAGCTCGTCGAGCCGCGATTCGAGGCGCTTGCGGGCCTCGCGGGCCGCCTTCCGGGCCGCCCGGTAGTCGTCGACCGCGTCGTCGTACGCCTCTAAGAGATCGACGAACTCCCCCGCCGGCTCCAGCGCCTCGCGGGCGGCCGCGAAGTCGGACTCGGAGAGCCGACGCTTGTCCACCGCCCCGTCGGCCGCCTCGAAGCCGTCGCTCGCGGGCAGGTCCTCGTCGACGTCGACCGCGTCGCCGAACTCGCCGCGAAACCGGACGTACGACTCGAAGTCGCCGGAGCCGACCGCGTCCTCCTCGTACCGGTCGAGGATCCTGTGGGCGCGGCGGTAGGCGTCCGCGGCGGCCTCGACGCGGTCGCGGCCGTACCCGTCGATCCGCGACTCGATCCGCCGGAGTTCGTCGTAGCGCTCGCGGAGTCGCGCGGCCGCCTCGCCCGCCTCGGCGACGGGGTCGTCCGCCATCGGTCAGTACACCTCGTCGGGGTCGAAGACGCGCTCCCCGACGTTCTCCCCGTCTATCGTCCGGTGGAAACACGAGCGGTGGCCGGTGTGGCAGGCACCGCCCTCCTGCTCGACGAGGTACAGCAGCGTGTCGGCGTCGCAGTCGACCCTGACCTCCCGGACCGACTGGGTGTGTCCCGAGGTGCCCCCCTTGTGCCACAGCTCCTCGCGGGAGCGGGAGTAGTAGTGGGCCTCGCCGGTCTCGCGGGTGCGCTTCAGGGCCTCGAGCGAGACGTAGGCTACCATTAGCACCTCGCCGGAGTCGGCGTCCTGTGCGACCGCCGGCACCAGCCCGTCCTCGCCGAAGTCGACGTCGATCGACCCGGTCTCCGCGTCGGCGTCACTCATGGCTGTCCGGAGGCGTGGCGCTCGAATAGTCCTTGTGCCTGCGGCGGCCGCGCAGTCGGGTGAACGGGACCGGACCTCCCGGACCGCTACTCGTCCGGATCGCGCCGCAAGACGAGCGCGTCGCCGTCGGCGTACGCGCCCGGCCGCCGCTCGACGACCTCGAAGCCGAGCGACTCGTACAGCGCGAGCGCGCCGTCGTTGTCGGGGTGGGCCTGGAGCGTCACCGGGCCGTCGGCGTCGGCGACCGCCGCGCGGAGCAGCGCGCGCCCCCGCCCCTCGCGCCTGAACGCGGGCGCGACGACGAGTTCCGTGACGTGGACCCCGCGCCGGTTCGCCCCGTCGACCGGGAGCAGGTAGCCGACGACGCGGCCGTCCGCGACGCTCACGCGGGCGGCCCCCACCGCGAGCCCGTACTCCAGGAGGTCCGGACTCGGCTGGCGGAGGTGCGACTGGAGCTCACGGATCCGGTCGGCGTCGGCGGGGCGGCCGGGGCGGACTCGGGGGTCCGGGTCGCCGTGCTCGTCGGCGTCCTCCCGCCCTGAACCGGGGACATCGCCGCCCGTCATCTCACACCACCGCCCAGAGCGCGACGGCGACGGTCCCGCCGGCGAGCGTCGCGAGGAAGTTCACGGCCTGGTTGCCGACCCGGTCGCCCTCGATCAGGGCCCCGAGGAGGCTGTCGACCGTCATCCCGGCGACGCCCGCGGCGACGACGGCTCCGCCGGCGGCGACGCCGCCGGGGACGACCGGATCGAAGAGGGGGGTTCCGCCGGCGGCGAGCGCGCCGACGAGCAGTGCGCCGGAGAGGCCCGCCAGCTCGCCCTGCCAGGTGATCGCGCCGTCGGTGCCGGGCTCGACGCGCCGGAGCGTCGTCACCAGCCGCGGCCCGTCGAAGAGACCGCCGATCTCCGACGAGAGGGTGTCGGCCATGGCGGTCGCGGTCGCGCCGGCGAACGCGAAGCCGAGCGGGGCGGCCGGGACCGCGAGGTGCGGGGCGGCCGCGTAGCCGACGACCGCCGCGAGCGCGACCGCGGAGTTCGCCAGCACGTTGCCGGTGCCGCGCGCGCCCTCGTTCTCCTG belongs to Halorubrum sp. DM2 and includes:
- the hisI gene encoding phosphoribosyl-AMP cyclohydrolase; its protein translation is MSDADAETGSIDVDFGEDGLVPAVAQDADSGEVLMVAYVSLEALKRTRETGEAHYYSRSREELWHKGGTSGHTQSVREVRVDCDADTLLYLVEQEGGACHTGHRSCFHRTIDGENVGERVFDPDEVY
- a CDS encoding GNAT family N-acetyltransferase encodes the protein MTGGDVPGSGREDADEHGDPDPRVRPGRPADADRIRELQSHLRQPSPDLLEYGLAVGAARVSVADGRVVGYLLPVDGANRRGVHVTELVVAPAFRREGRGRALLRAAVADADGPVTLQAHPDNDGALALYESLGFEVVERRPGAYADGDALVLRRDPDE